From the genome of Muricauda sp. SCSIO 64092, one region includes:
- a CDS encoding porin family protein, whose amino-acid sequence MKKIGLLTVLLISISISAQFEASFGVKAGTNYSQFTPDMEVAGTTTLEYQGKIGYYVGGFMNISLSDKLSIQPELLFANQGTKTFVENFPARESPAEPERLVDVKTNVNEYSILLPVVFRYGFTETFFIEAGPQVSYAFDRTDIIRLNELDPSTEGEEVTDSPFVTDFDELDIAVNLGVGIDLTEKLELNLRYALGIIERDDNYKTAVINFGLGFKVL is encoded by the coding sequence ATGAAGAAAATCGGGTTACTTACAGTGCTATTAATTTCAATTTCCATATCAGCTCAATTTGAAGCATCTTTTGGAGTTAAGGCCGGAACAAATTATTCTCAATTTACACCTGACATGGAAGTAGCTGGTACTACGACTCTGGAATATCAAGGCAAAATAGGATATTATGTTGGTGGATTTATGAATATCAGCCTTTCCGATAAGCTCAGTATCCAACCTGAATTGCTATTTGCCAACCAAGGGACAAAAACCTTCGTTGAGAATTTTCCTGCAAGAGAGAGTCCAGCCGAACCTGAAAGGCTAGTAGATGTAAAAACCAATGTAAATGAATACTCAATTTTATTGCCAGTTGTTTTCCGATATGGATTTACGGAAACATTCTTCATAGAAGCAGGACCCCAAGTAAGTTATGCCTTCGATCGGACTGACATTATCAGGTTAAATGAACTAGACCCGTCGACCGAGGGAGAAGAAGTGACGGATTCACCCTTTGTAACCGATTTTGATGAACTTGATATAGCTGTCAACTTAGGTGTCGGAATTGATTTGACTGAAAAGTTGGAATTGAACTTGAGATATGCACTGGGAATTATCGAAAGAGATGACAATTACAAAACTGCTGTCATAAATTTTGGACTCGGGTTTAAAGTATTGTAA
- a CDS encoding DUF1572 family protein, with amino-acid sequence MNYNEYLVNRLREVLLSGKWVVGTNFKEQLEDLTWTEATKKVENFNSISSITFHINYYLSGVMDVFKGGDLTIRDKYSFDAPKINSEREWNLRKEKLVKDSEDFIQLVWNMEPQRLMDVFVKEEYGSYYRSIDVIIEHTYYHLGQIILIKKKIRAKSED; translated from the coding sequence ATGAATTATAATGAATACTTGGTAAATCGACTTAGGGAGGTTCTTTTAAGCGGTAAATGGGTTGTTGGAACCAACTTTAAGGAACAGCTGGAAGACTTAACATGGACGGAAGCGACAAAAAAGGTGGAAAACTTTAATTCGATTTCGAGTATCACGTTCCACATCAACTATTACCTGTCGGGAGTTATGGACGTTTTTAAAGGCGGGGATCTTACCATTAGGGACAAGTACAGCTTTGATGCACCGAAAATCAACAGTGAAAGGGAATGGAACCTGAGAAAGGAAAAATTGGTAAAGGATTCGGAAGACTTCATCCAATTGGTCTGGAATATGGAACCTCAGAGATTAATGGATGTTTTTGTAAAAGAAGAATATGGTTCCTATTACAGAAGTATTGATGTAATTATTGAACATACGTACTACCATCTTGGACAAATCATCCTCATTAAAAAGAAAATAAGAGCAAAAAGTGAGGATTGA
- a CDS encoding helix-turn-helix domain-containing protein, whose protein sequence is MKSKIKTYNSEDFRNEYLNASPELEQLFKKSLEDFFCFRIEDISERVRKPISPSREESHTIIFVTEGTYTTKIGFKEYTVKPNQIVIYQAGAVFSTEQINTKVNGFTCHFHPDILIGQFGNHTLLTDFEFLHVGNHPIINVTQDAKPAIQNVLERLCVEFKSDDRPNPTIVHSYLYTLLAELKLLFGQNSSVNRSASFQITSQFRKLAHQNVKKNLKVADFAEMMNISPNHLNKSVKSITSKSASEINDEVKLIEIKFLLYQSGLSISEISYEMGYLDASYFTRFFKKRTKVSPTAFRRMIEKS, encoded by the coding sequence GTGAAGTCCAAAATCAAAACATATAACTCTGAAGATTTTCGGAATGAATACTTGAACGCCAGTCCGGAATTGGAACAACTTTTTAAGAAAAGTCTTGAAGACTTTTTCTGTTTCAGAATCGAAGACATCAGTGAAAGGGTACGTAAGCCCATATCACCTTCAAGGGAAGAAAGCCACACGATAATCTTTGTCACGGAAGGCACCTATACAACCAAAATCGGTTTTAAGGAATATACGGTTAAACCCAACCAAATCGTAATCTATCAGGCAGGTGCGGTTTTTTCGACGGAACAAATCAATACTAAAGTGAACGGCTTTACCTGCCATTTTCATCCGGACATTCTTATTGGCCAATTTGGAAACCACACCTTACTAACGGATTTTGAGTTTTTACATGTGGGTAACCACCCTATTATCAATGTAACCCAAGACGCGAAACCTGCTATTCAAAACGTATTGGAAAGGCTGTGTGTCGAGTTCAAATCCGATGACCGACCAAACCCGACCATCGTTCACTCTTACCTTTATACACTACTTGCCGAATTAAAGCTTCTATTTGGTCAGAACAGCTCGGTCAATCGCAGTGCTTCGTTTCAAATTACTTCCCAATTCAGAAAATTGGCACACCAAAACGTGAAAAAGAATCTAAAAGTGGCCGACTTTGCGGAAATGATGAATATCAGTCCCAATCATTTAAACAAATCGGTTAAAAGCATCACCTCCAAGTCCGCATCCGAAATCAATGATGAAGTAAAACTAATCGAAATCAAATTTTTACTGTACCAATCAGGTTTGTCAATTAGTGAAATTTCATATGAAATGGGATATTTGGACGCTTCCTACTTCACTCGGTTTTTTAAAAAACGAACCAAGGTTTCCCCAACAGCATTTCGAAGAATGATTGAAAAGTCCTAA
- a CDS encoding DUF3817 domain-containing protein encodes MNKFLVSNIGRLRLLAILEGLSLLGLVFVSVPLKYIFGITQLSSVLGPIHGILFLLFVFNTISVGTEYGWKFKETTWKVLLACIIPFGTFYIDLKILKPIHKKMGQ; translated from the coding sequence ATGAACAAATTCCTTGTTTCCAATATCGGCAGGCTTCGTTTATTGGCAATCTTGGAAGGATTGTCATTACTCGGGTTGGTCTTTGTATCCGTTCCGCTCAAGTATATATTCGGTATTACCCAACTTTCCTCAGTTTTAGGTCCTATTCACGGCATACTTTTCCTGTTGTTCGTTTTCAACACCATTAGTGTGGGGACGGAATATGGGTGGAAATTCAAAGAAACAACCTGGAAAGTATTGTTGGCCTGTATCATTCCATTTGGAACATTTTACATCGACCTTAAAATCCTGAAACCGATTCACAAAAAGATGGGTCAATGA